Proteins encoded within one genomic window of Camelina sativa cultivar DH55 chromosome 19, Cs, whole genome shotgun sequence:
- the LOC104767115 gene encoding uncharacterized protein At4g30180-like, translated as MERRIMNKRKRVFSLQPNKNPKAVFARRYASHLVPALKKINLNKSSSQTNHQSFEQTVKHEVDMAFALSAQEFAWSRFLQQKLLLSPHDDPVSTTSSSEIIERSSKKQGGQKHQDRDNGEGEEIKKRLKELQKLLPGGEEMNMEEILSEIGSYIVCLELQMMVLKYIVQDN; from the coding sequence ATGGAGAGGCGAATCATGAACAAGAGGAAAAGAGTCTTTTCTCTCCAGCCAAACAAGAATCCTAAGGCGGTCTTTGCCAGAAGATACGCGAGTCACTTGGTTCCAGCTCTCAAGAAGATCAACCTGAACAAATCCTCTTCACAAACCAACCACCAAAGTTTCGAACAAACCGTGAAACATGAAGTAGACATGGCTTTCGCCTTGTCTGCTCAAGAATTTGCGTGGAGCCGTTTCTTGCAACAGAAGCTATTACTTTCCCCTCATGACGATCCAGTAAGCACTACTTCTTCTTCCGAGATTATAGAAAGATCGAGCAAGAAGCAAGGAGGACAAAAACACCAAGACCGCGACaacggagaaggagaagagatcaagaagagGTTGAAAGAATTGCAGAAGCTTTTGCCAGGTGGAGAAGAGATGAACATGGAGGAGATTTTGAGTGAGATAGGAAGCTACATTGTATGTCTTGAGTTGCAGATGATGgttctaaaatatattgtacaAGATAATTAA
- the LOC109130921 gene encoding ATPase 1, plasma membrane-type-like: protein MSGLEDIKNETVDLEKIPIEEVFQQLKCTREGLTTQEGEDRIQIFGPNKLEEKKESKILKFLGFMWNPLSWVMEAAAIMAIALANGDGRPPDWQDFVGIICLLVINSTISFIEENNAGNAAAALMAGLAPKTKVLRDGKWSEQEAAILVPGDIVSIKLGDIIPADARLLEGDPLKVDQSALTGESLPVTKHPGQEVFSGSTCKQGEIEAVVIATGVHTFFGKAAHLVDSTNQVGHFQKVLTSIGNFCICSIAIGIVIEIIVMYPIQHRKYRDGIDNLLVLLIGGIPIAMPTVLSVTMAIGSHRLSQQGAITKRMTAIEEMAGMDVLCSDKTGTLTLNKLSVDKNLVEVFCKGVEKDQVLLFAAMASRVENQDAIDAAMVGMLADPKEARAGIREVHFLPFNPVDKRTALTYIDSDGNWHRVSKGAPEQILDLANARPDLRKKVLSCIDKYAERGLRSLAVARQVLIYH from the exons GAAAAAATTCCGATTGAGGAAGTTTTCCAGCAGCTAAAATGTACGAGGGAAGGGTTGACGACGCAGGAAGGGGAAGACAGGATTCAGATATTTGGCCCCAACAAGCTCGAAGAGAAGAAG GAAAGCAAAATTCTGAAGTTTCTGGGGTTCATGTGGAATCCGCTTTCATGGGTCATGGAAGCTGCTGCTATCATGGCCATTGCTTTGGCCAATGGTGATGGTAGACCTCCGGATTGGCAAGATTTTGTGGGTATCATCTGTCTGCTTGTCATCAACTCCACAATCAGTTTCATTGAAGAAAACAATGCCGGAAATGCTGCAGCTGCTCTCATGGCTGGTCTTGCTCCTAAAACCAAG GTTCTTAGGGATGGAAAATGGAGTGAACAAGAAGCTGCCATTCTTGTCCCTGGTGATATTGTTAGCATTAAACTTGGAGACATTATCCCAGCTGATGCCCGTCTTCTTGAAGGAGATCCTTTAAAGGTTGATCAGTCTGCTCTAACTGGAGAGTCCCTTCCTGTGACCAAGCACCCTGGTCAAGAAGTTTTCTCTGGTTCAACTTGTAAACAAGGAGAAATCGAAGCGGTTGTCATAGCCACAGGAGTTCACACCTTCTTTGGTAAAGCTGCTCACCTTGTGGACAGCACTAACCAAGTTGGGCACTTCCAGAAAGTTCTTACATCCATTGGAAACTTCTGTATCTGTTCTATTGCTATCGGTATCGTGATTGAAATAATTGTCATGTACCCTATCCAACACCGAAAGTACAGAGATGGAATTGACAATCTCTTAGTCCTCTTGATCGGTGGTATCCCCATTGCTATGCCCACGGTCTTGTCTGTGACTATGGCTATCGGGTCTCACAGGTTGTCTCAGCAGGGTGCCATCACCAAACGTATGACAGCAATTGAAGAAATGGCTGGTATGGATGTCCTGTGCAGTGACAAAACCGGGACACTAACCCTCAATAAATTGAGTGTGGATAAAAACTTGGTTGAGGTTTTCTGCAAGGGTGTGGAGAAAGATCAGGTTCTACTATTTGCAGCTATGGCATCTAGGGTGGAGAACCAGGATGCTATTGATGCAGCCATGGTTGGAATGCTTGCTGATCCAAAGGAG GCCCGAGCTGGAATCAGGGAGGTTCACTTCCTTCCATTCAACCCTGTGGACAAGAGAACTGCTTTGACTTACATCGACTCTGATGGTAACTGGCACAGAGTCAGCAAAGGTGCTCCCGAGCAG ATCCTTGACCTTGCCAATGCCAGGCCTGACCTTAGGAAGAAGGTACTCTCTTGTATTGACAAGTACGCCGAGCGCGGTCTTAGGTCACTGGCAGTTGCTCGTCAGGTACTTATATATCATTGA
- the LOC104767116 gene encoding peroxidase 16-like has translation MKNQRSFSIAALLLILFSSSVSAQLQTNFYRNSCPNVETIVRNAVRQKFQQTFVTAPATLRLFFHDCFVRGCDASILLASPSEKDHPDDVSLAGDGFDTVAKAKQAVDRDPNCRNKVSCADILALATRDVVVLTGGPNYPVELGRRDGRLSTVASVQHSLPQPGFNLNQLNTMFARHGLSQTDMIALSGAHTIGFAHCGKFSKRIYNFSPKQTIDPTLNIRYALQLRKMCPIKNDPRIAINMDPTSPNTFDNAYFKNLQKGMGLFTSDQVLFSDQRSRSTVNSFASSEVAFRQAFVSAIAKLGRVGVKTGNAGEIRRDCSRVN, from the exons ATGAAGAACCAACGCAGCTTCTCCATTGCtgctcttcttctcattctcttctcttcatctgtCTCTGCTCAGCTTCAGACAAATTTTTACCGGAACTCATGTCCTAACGTCGAAACCATCGTCCGCAATGCCGTCCGCCAAAAGTTTCAACAGACTTTTGTAACGGCTCCAGCAACCCTCCGCCTTTTCTTCCATGACTGTTTCGTCCGT ggatgTGATGCTTCAATATTGCTGGCATCACCGTCGGAGAAGGATCACCCTGATGACGTGTCACTCGCCGGAGATGGATTCGACACCGTGGCGAAGGCGAAGCAGGCCGTTGATAGGGATCCTAACTGCCGTAACAAAGTCTCATGTGCTGACATTTTGGCTCTCGCCACTCGTGACGTCGTTGTTCtg ACCGGAGGACCGAACTACCCGGTAGAGCTAGGGAGGAGAGACGGCAGACTATCGACAGTGGCTAGCGTTCAACACAGTCTACCTCAGCCTGGTTTCAATTTGAATCAGCTTAACACTATGTTCGCTCGTCACGGCCTATCCCAAACTGATATGATCGCACTCTCAG GAGCGCATACTATCGGGTTCGCACATTGTGGAAAGTTTTCAAAAAGAATTTACAACTTCAGTCCGAAACAAACTATCGATCCGACTTTAAACATTCGTTACGCGTTACAATTGAGAAAAATGTGCCCCATCAAAAACGACCCGAGAATCGCGATTAACATGGATCCGACTTCTCCAAATACCTTTGACAATGCTTACTTCAAAAACCTCCAAAAAGGGATGGGTTTGTTCACGTCCGATCAAGTTTTGTTCTCTGATCAACGGTCTAGATCAACTGTCAATTCATTTGCTTCTAGTGAAGTAGCTTTTAGACAGGCTTTTGTTTCTGCTATAGCGAAGTTGGGTCGGGTTGGAGTTAAAACCGGTAACGCCGGTGAGATAAGACGTGATTGTTCACGTGTCAACTAg
- the LOC104767114 gene encoding ATPase 1, plasma membrane-type, translating to MWNPLSWVMEAAAIMAIALANGDGRPPDWQDFVGIICLLVINSTISFIEENNAGNAAAALMAGLAPKTKVLRDGKWSEQEAAILVPGDIVSIKLGDIIPADARLLEGDPLKVDQSALTGESLPVTKHPGQEVFSGSTCKQGEIEAVVIATGVHTFFGKAAHLVDSTNQVGHFQKVLTSIGNFCICSIAIGIVIEIIVMYPIQHRKYRDGIDNLLVLLIGGIPIAMPTVLSVTMAIGSHRLSQQGAITKRMTAIEEMAGMDVLCSDKTGTLTLNKLSVDKNLVEVFCKGVEKDQVLLFAAMASRVENQDAIDAAMVGMLADPKEARAGIREVHFLPFNPVDKRTALTYIDSDGNWHRVSKGAPEQILDLANARPDLRKKVLSCIDKYAERGLRSLAVARQVVPEKTKESPGGPWEFVGLLPLFDPPRHDSAETIRRALNLGVNVKMITGDQLAIGKETGRRLGMGTNMYPSAALLGTDKDSNIASIPVEELIEKADGFAGVFPEHKYEIVKKLQERKHIVGMTGDGVNDAPALKKADIGIAVADATDAARGASDIVLTEPGLSVIISAVLTSRAIFQRMKNYTIYAVSITIRIVFGFMLIALIWEFDFSAFMVLIIAILNDGTIMTISKDRVKPSPTPDSWKLKEIFATGIVLGGYQAIMSVIFFWAAHKTDFFSDKFGVRSIRDNNDELMGAVYLQVSIISQALIFVTRSRSWSFVERPGALLMIAFVIAQLVATLIAVYADWTFAKVKGIGWGWAGVIWIYSIVTYFPQDLLKFAIRYILSGKAWTSLFDNRTAFTTKKDYGIGEREAQWALAQRTLHGLQPKEDVNIFPEKGSYRELSEIAEQAKRRAEIARLRELHTLKGHVESVAKLKGLDIDTAGHHYTV from the exons ATGTGGAATCCGCTTTCATGGGTCATGGAAGCTGCTGCTATCATGGCCATTGCTTTGGCCAATGGTGATGGTAGACCTCCGGATTGGCAAGATTTTGTGGGTATCATCTGTCTGCTTGTCATCAACTCCACAATCAGTTTCATTGAAGAAAACAATGCCGGAAATGCTGCAGCTGCTCTCATGGCTGGTCTTGCTCCTAAAACCAAG GTTCTTAGGGATGGAAAATGGAGTGAACAAGAAGCTGCCATTCTTGTCCCTGGTGATATTGTTAGCATTAAACTTGGAGACATTATCCCAGCTGATGCCCGTCTTCTTGAAGGAGATCCTTTAAAGGTTGATCAGTCTGCTCTAACTGGAGAGTCCCTTCCTGTGACCAAGCACCCTGGGCAAGAAGTTTTCTCTGGTTCAACTTGTAAACAAGGAGAAATCGAAGCGGTTGTCATAGCCACAGGAGTTCACACCTTCTTTGGTAAAGCTGCTCACCTTGTGGACAGCACTAACCAAGTTGGGCACTTCCAGAAAGTTCTTACATCCATTGGAAACTTCTGTATCTGTTCTATTGCTATCGGTATCGTGATTGAAATAATTGTCATGTACCCTATCCAACACCGAAAGTACAGAGATGGAATTGACAATCTCTTAGTCCTCTTGATCGGTGGTATCCCCATTGCTATGCCCACGGTCTTGTCTGTGACTATGGCTATCGGGTCTCACAGGTTGTCTCAGCAGGGTGCCATCACCAAACGTATGACAGCCATTGAAGAAATGGCTGGTATGGATGTCCTGTGCAGTGACAAAACCGGGACACTAACCCTCAATAAATTGAGTGTGGATAAAAACTTGGTTGAGGTTTTCTGCAAGGGTGTGGAGAAAGATCAGGTTCTACTATTTGCAGCTATGGCTTCTAGGGTGGAGAACCAGGATGCTATTGATGCAGCCATGGTTGGAATGCTTGCTGATCCAAAGGAG GCCCGAGCTGGAATCAGGGAGGTTCACTTCCTTCCATTCAACCCCGTGGACAAGAGAACTGCTTTGACTTACATCGACTCTGATGGTAACTGGCACAGAGTCAGCAAAGGTGCTCCCGAGCAG ATCCTTGACCTTGCCAATGCCAGGCCTGACCTTAGGAAGAAGGTACTCTCTTGTATTGACAAGTACGCCGAGCGCGGTCTTAGGTCACTGGCAGTTGCTCGTCAG GTGGTCCccgagaaaacaaaagaaagcccAGGTGGACCATGGGAATTTGTCGGCTTGTTGCCTCTTTTCGACCCTCCAAGACACGACAGTGCCGAAACCATTCGCAGGGCGTTGAATCTTGGTGTCAATGTTAAGATGATTACTG GTGATCAACTTGCTATTGGTAAGGAAACTGGTCGCAGGCTTGGAATGGGAACCAATATGTATCCATCTGCTGCTCTTCTCGGCACTGACAAGGACTCGAACATTGCATCCATTCCTGTTGAGGAGTTGATTGAGAAGGCTGATGGGTTTGCCGGCGTCTTTCCAG AGCACAAATATGAAATTGTGAAAAAGCTGCAGGAGAGGAAGCACATTGTTGGCATGACGGGTGATGGTGTCAACGATGCTCCCGCATTGAAGAAAGCGGATATCGGTATTGCTGTGGCTGATGCTACAGATGCTGCTCGTGGTGCTTCAGATATTGTTCTCACGGAACCTGGACTGAGTGTCATCATTAGTGCAGTGCTCACTAGCAGAGCCATCTTCCAACGAATGAAGAATTACACA ATCTATGCAGTCTCAATCACAATCCGTATAGTG TTTGGTTTCATGCTTATTGCTTTGATATGGGAATTTGACTTCTCAGCGTTCATGGTTCTGATCATTGCCATCCTTAATGACG GTACTATTATGACAATATCAAAGGACAGAGTCAAGCCATCTCCAACACCTGATAGCTGGAAGCTTAAAGAAATTTTCGCCACCGGAATTGTGCTGGGAGGTTACCAAGCCATCATGAGTGTTATCTTCTTCTGGGCTGCTCACAAGACCGACTTTTTCTCG GACAAGTTTGGAGTGAGGTCAATCAGGGACAATAACGATGAACTAATGGGTGCTGTGTATCTACAAGTTAGTATCATCAGTCAAGCTCTAATCTTTGTCACCAGGTCTAGGAGTTGGTCATTTGTGGAACGTCCTGGGGCGCTTCTGATGATTGCATTCGTCATTGCACAACTG GTTGCGACATTGATTGCTGTTTATGCCGACTGGACATTTGCAAAGGTGAAGGGTATCGGCTGGGGATGGGCTGGTGTGATATGGATTTACAGTATCGTAACATACTTCCCTCAGGACCTTTTGAAGTTTGCCATTCGATACATCTTGAGTGGAAAGGCTTGGACCAGCTTGTTTGACAACAGG ACCGCTTTCACGACCAAGAAAGATTACGGTATTGGAGAAAGAGAAGCTCAGTGGGCTCTTGCTCAAAGGACATTGCATGGTCTGCAGCCAAAAGAAGACGTTAACATCTTCCCAGAGAAAGGAAGCTACAGAGAGTTGTCTGAGATCGCAGAGCAAGCCAAGAGAAGGGCCGAGATAGCTAG GCTTAGGGAGCTTCACACATTGAAGGGACATGTAGAATCAGTGGCAAAGCTAAAGGGATTGGACATTGATACCGCAGGACATCACTACACTGTGTAG